GACGGACGAGGCGGCCGCGCAGGCCGTCGAGAAGCTGAACAACCGCGAGGTTGCCCAGCGCACGCTCACCGTCAACATCGCGCGTCCGAAGACCGAGGGTGGCCGCGGTGGCGGTGGCCGCGGTGGTTTCGGTGGTGGTGGCCGGGGCGGCTTCGGTGGCGGCGGTCGCGACCGGTACTAGTACCGGCCGAACGAGCCATCACTCGTTGACAGCTGAGAGCGCGGGGTCTTTGGCCCCGCGCTCTTTTTTTGTGGTCGGATTGACTAGCGGTACAGCGCCTTGACCTT
The sequence above is drawn from the Candidatus Krumholzibacteriia bacterium genome and encodes:
- a CDS encoding RNA-binding protein, with the translated sequence MNRKLYVGNLNYSTTEQDLRELFSEVGPVASVSLVMDRDTGRPRGFGFVEMETDEAAAQAVEKLNNREVAQRTLTVNIARPKTEGGRGGGGRGGFGGGGRGGFGGGGRDRY